ACCATCAATCAGGCCCACGGACACGGCGGCCACTTGCGCTTGCACGGGATTGCTGCTGAGGCGGCTCTGCCCCACTAAACGTTCGCAGGCTTTCTGCAAGGCCAGCCAGGATCCGGTAATCGCCGCGGTCCTGGTGCCGGCATCGGCCTGAATCACGTCGCAGTCCACCAGCAGGGTGTTTTCCCCCAGCGCTTCCATGTTCAGGCATGCCCGCAGGCTGCGACCGATCAATCGCTGAATTTCCTGCGTGCGCCCGGAGAGTTTCATCAATTCGCGTCGCTGACGTTCGGGAGTGGATCCCGGCAACAAGCGGTATTCAGCACTGAGCCATCCCAGGCCTTGATCCCGACGCCAGCGGGGAACGCCCTCCTCGTGGCAAACGCTGCAAAGCACTGCGGTGCGGCCAGTGCGCACAATCACGGAGCTCAGGGCAAAGCCCATGGGGTCCCATTCCACCGAGAAATCCCTTAGGTCGGCGGGCATGCGGCCATCGTTGCGCGCGGTTTCGCTCATCGGTTATCAGCGTGTGTTGATGAGCCTGCCATTCGGTATGAGACACCAGGGATGGTGTCGAAGATCTTGTGAATCGCATTTTCACCGCTAGATTCGAAGCCTCCTGGTCGTTGTGGACCAGTCCAGACGAACGCGATGACCGCAAGCCTGAGCTCCAGCCATCGATCCCGCGATAGGCGCGGTGCCGATCACGGAGCAGTGGAGCGCTCGCGTCTTCAGCCCTTGCCGGCGCTTGACCCTCGCCCACCCCTG
This region of Synechococcus sp. NOUM97013 genomic DNA includes:
- the rph gene encoding ribonuclease PH, whose product is MSETARNDGRMPADLRDFSVEWDPMGFALSSVIVRTGRTAVLCSVCHEEGVPRWRRDQGLGWLSAEYRLLPGSTPERQRRELMKLSGRTQEIQRLIGRSLRACLNMEALGENTLLVDCDVIQADAGTRTAAITGSWLALQKACERLVGQSRLSSNPVQAQVAAVSVGLIDGAPLLDLDYSEDSRADVDLNVVMNNAGDLLELQGTAEGAAFSRQQLNSLLDLAEPGLSRLMAHQQTALQDSPAA